A region of Plantactinospora sp. BC1 DNA encodes the following proteins:
- a CDS encoding sugar phosphate isomerase/epimerase: MRLGLLTACLPGEPLDAIAGWAAGHGYRGLEVAAWPREPDRPWQASHLDVDGFDAGAAERVRALLDGHGLTVSAVAYYENNLHADPAVRERIHRHLRRCVDAAALLGCEHVGTFVGRDVTRTVTENLRLGEEVLPPLVAYAADRGVRLVVENCPMEGWHPDGYPANLAYSPELWDWLGGLGLFLNYDPSHLVWLGIDPVAALTGHLDLVRHVQAKDVQVDPAARNRFGVFGQLVGKPSPWASGWWRYRVPGLGEVDWRRLVDVLYEGGYSGFVSVEHEDPVWSGSPDRVRQGLVIAERTLNPLLVA, translated from the coding sequence GTGAGACTCGGACTGCTCACCGCCTGCCTGCCCGGCGAACCGCTGGACGCGATCGCCGGGTGGGCGGCCGGGCACGGCTACCGGGGACTGGAGGTGGCCGCCTGGCCCCGCGAGCCGGACCGGCCGTGGCAGGCGAGCCACCTCGACGTCGACGGCTTCGACGCGGGCGCGGCGGAACGGGTCCGCGCCCTGCTGGACGGCCACGGTCTCACCGTCTCGGCGGTCGCCTACTACGAGAACAACCTGCACGCCGACCCGGCCGTCCGGGAACGGATCCACCGGCACCTGCGCCGCTGCGTGGACGCCGCCGCCCTGCTCGGCTGCGAACACGTCGGCACCTTCGTCGGCCGGGACGTCACCCGGACGGTGACCGAGAACCTGCGGCTCGGCGAAGAGGTACTGCCGCCCCTGGTGGCGTACGCGGCGGACCGGGGCGTACGGCTCGTCGTGGAGAACTGCCCGATGGAGGGCTGGCACCCGGACGGCTACCCGGCCAACCTGGCGTACTCGCCGGAGCTGTGGGACTGGCTGGGCGGGCTCGGCCTCTTCCTCAACTACGACCCGTCCCACCTGGTCTGGCTCGGCATCGACCCGGTCGCGGCGCTGACCGGGCACCTCGACCTGGTCCGGCACGTGCAGGCGAAGGACGTCCAGGTCGACCCGGCCGCCCGGAACCGGTTCGGGGTCTTCGGCCAGCTCGTCGGGAAGCCGTCGCCGTGGGCCAGCGGCTGGTGGCGCTACCGGGTCCCCGGCCTCGGCGAGGTGGACTGGCGCCGCCTGGTCGACGTCCTCTACGAGGGCGGCTACTCCGGCTTCGTCTCGGTGGAACACGAGGACCCGGTCTGGTCCGGCTCGCCGGACCGGGTCCGGCAGGGCCTGGTGATCGCCGAACGCACCCTCAACCCACTGCTCGTCGCCTGA
- a CDS encoding DUF397 domain-containing protein, giving the protein MDLSDAPNWRKSTRSDSGSCVEVADNLPGRVLVRDSKDPRGPVLTFTPRQWRGFVDLATQPDVNPGR; this is encoded by the coding sequence ATGGACCTGAGTGACGCCCCGAACTGGCGCAAGTCGACCCGCAGCGACAGCGGATCCTGTGTCGAGGTGGCCGACAACCTCCCCGGTCGGGTCCTCGTCCGGGACAGCAAGGACCCGCGCGGGCCGGTCCTGACGTTCACTCCTCGACAGTGGCGCGGCTTCGTCGACCTGGCCACGCAGCCGGACGTCAATCCCGGCCGCTAG
- a CDS encoding phytanoyl-CoA dioxygenase family protein gives MLTAQDVDFYRTNGYYLNREQLFSAEKLDTLEQIFTEHLADKGDKLSDELDTPHFRDPRLLDFLLSDEVLDLVEPLVGPDIALWTSHFISKDPLVGRATPWHEDSAYWNGRLSEYDRIVTVWLALGPSNRENGCMRVIPGSHDGGGFSDYVPTDKTVQTFHAEIPGVDESRAVYFELERGQCSLHDGRIIHGARPNTSDVRRTGYTMRYFPASVKVLPVPENEGWQIWLARGRDSAGNTYQPDPR, from the coding sequence GTGCTGACCGCACAGGATGTCGACTTCTACCGGACCAACGGCTACTACCTCAACCGCGAACAGCTCTTCTCCGCAGAGAAGCTGGACACGCTCGAACAGATCTTCACCGAGCATCTCGCCGACAAGGGCGACAAGCTCTCCGACGAGCTGGACACCCCGCACTTCCGCGACCCCCGGCTGCTGGACTTCCTCCTCTCCGACGAGGTGCTCGACCTGGTCGAGCCGCTGGTCGGGCCGGACATCGCGCTCTGGACCAGCCACTTCATCTCCAAGGACCCGCTGGTCGGCCGGGCCACCCCCTGGCACGAGGACAGCGCCTACTGGAACGGCCGGCTCAGCGAGTACGACCGGATCGTCACCGTCTGGCTGGCGCTCGGCCCGAGCAACCGGGAGAACGGCTGCATGCGGGTCATCCCGGGCAGTCACGACGGCGGCGGCTTCTCCGATTACGTGCCGACCGACAAGACCGTGCAGACCTTCCACGCCGAGATCCCCGGCGTGGACGAGAGCCGGGCGGTCTACTTCGAGCTGGAACGCGGCCAGTGTTCGCTGCACGACGGGCGGATCATCCACGGCGCCCGCCCGAACACCAGCGACGTACGCCGGACCGGCTACACCATGCGGTACTTCCCGGCCTCGGTGAAGGTGCTGCCGGTACCGGAGAACGAGGGCTGGCAGATCTGGCTCGCCCGGGGTCGGGACAGTGCCGGCAACACCTACCAGCCGGACCCGCGGTGA
- a CDS encoding carbohydrate ABC transporter permease: MAALTAARTPAPEQGGGTRRPDPGPGRRRRGVRGTLWRAWRERSAYAFLAPGLILFSVFTVFALGFAFYLTFREWNILEPEKPFVGLQNYRDMVQDEDFRRSIINTAYFTGASVPLGMAVGLGVALLLNQPIRGRGLLRTLYFLPNITPFVVAAIVWKWLYNGDFGPINFYLLKTHLITEPLVWLSDKNLAMPAVVLMSVWASTGFSMVVYLAALQAIPHQLYESARIDGAGPWARFRYVTLPMLAPSTLFLMVMGIIGSFQVFTQIYIMTGGGPVNRTTTMVYYIYEAAFKFYEMGYASTLAYGLFVLLLVFTAIQLRLYRKADL, translated from the coding sequence ATGGCGGCGCTGACCGCAGCCCGGACCCCGGCTCCGGAACAGGGCGGGGGAACCCGGCGGCCCGACCCCGGACCCGGCCGACGGCGACGCGGCGTACGGGGAACGCTCTGGCGGGCCTGGCGGGAGCGGTCGGCGTACGCCTTCCTGGCCCCCGGCCTGATCCTCTTCTCCGTCTTCACCGTCTTCGCGCTCGGCTTCGCCTTCTACCTGACGTTCCGGGAGTGGAACATCCTGGAGCCGGAGAAGCCCTTCGTCGGCCTCCAGAACTACCGGGACATGGTGCAGGACGAGGACTTCCGCCGCTCGATCATCAACACCGCCTACTTCACCGGCGCGTCGGTGCCGCTCGGCATGGCCGTCGGGCTCGGCGTCGCCCTGCTGCTCAACCAGCCGATCCGGGGTCGGGGCCTGCTGCGTACCCTCTACTTCCTGCCCAACATCACCCCGTTCGTGGTGGCGGCCATCGTCTGGAAGTGGCTCTACAACGGCGACTTCGGCCCGATCAACTTCTACCTGCTGAAGACCCACCTGATCACGGAGCCGCTGGTCTGGCTCTCGGACAAGAACCTGGCGATGCCGGCCGTGGTGCTGATGAGCGTCTGGGCCAGCACCGGCTTCTCGATGGTGGTCTACCTGGCGGCGTTGCAGGCCATCCCGCACCAGCTCTACGAGTCGGCCCGGATCGACGGCGCCGGGCCGTGGGCCCGGTTCCGCTACGTGACGCTGCCGATGCTGGCCCCCTCGACGCTCTTCCTGATGGTGATGGGGATCATCGGCTCGTTCCAGGTCTTCACCCAGATCTACATCATGACCGGCGGCGGCCCGGTCAACCGGACCACCACGATGGTCTATTACATCTACGAGGCCGCCTTCAAGTTCTACGAGATGGGGTACGCCAGCACCCTCGCCTACGGGCTGTTCGTACTCCTGCTGGTCTTCACGGCGATCCAGCTCCGGCTCTACCGGAAGGCGGACCTGTGA
- a CDS encoding LacI family DNA-binding transcriptional regulator: protein MSQTRPPAPGPDETRVTLVQVAKLAGVSPTTVSHVLSGKRWVAEATQETVREVIRQLGYRPNNVARSLRTRRSRMVAVVVPDITNPFYAVLTRGLADAVDGAGYGSYVCNTDGVPEREDAFLADVRDRGVDGVVMAAGDVTAELRTGPAGLGIPAVCVGGALDDDPHVDLVTPDDGVGSHAAVSHLIRRGARRIGMIEGPEATGSARDEGYRRALREHGFTVEPELTVRGDWTRPGGRAAMHRLLALSPDRRPDAVFCANDLTAIGAIDAVHERDLTVPDDIAVVGFDDVDAATIVNPPLTTVRNPAYQTGQSAGELLLSRMTGEYTGEGRTIVLPCPLVVRRSA, encoded by the coding sequence ATGTCGCAGACACGGCCGCCGGCACCCGGTCCCGACGAGACCCGGGTGACCCTGGTCCAGGTGGCGAAGCTGGCCGGGGTGAGTCCGACCACCGTCTCCCACGTGCTCTCCGGCAAGCGCTGGGTCGCCGAGGCCACCCAGGAGACCGTCCGGGAGGTCATCCGACAGCTCGGCTACCGCCCCAACAACGTGGCCCGGAGCCTGCGTACCCGACGCTCCCGGATGGTCGCCGTGGTCGTACCGGACATCACCAACCCGTTCTACGCGGTACTCACCCGGGGGCTCGCCGACGCGGTCGACGGCGCCGGCTACGGCAGCTACGTCTGCAACACCGACGGCGTACCCGAACGCGAGGACGCCTTCCTGGCCGACGTACGCGACCGGGGAGTGGACGGGGTGGTGATGGCGGCCGGCGACGTCACCGCCGAACTGCGGACCGGCCCGGCCGGCCTCGGCATCCCCGCCGTCTGCGTCGGCGGCGCCCTCGACGACGACCCGCACGTCGACCTGGTCACCCCGGACGACGGGGTCGGCTCGCACGCCGCCGTCAGCCACCTGATCCGGCGGGGCGCCCGCCGGATCGGCATGATCGAGGGACCGGAGGCGACCGGCTCGGCCCGCGACGAGGGATACCGGCGGGCCCTGCGCGAGCACGGGTTCACGGTCGAGCCGGAGCTGACGGTGCGCGGCGACTGGACCCGGCCGGGCGGCCGGGCCGCGATGCACCGGCTACTGGCGCTGTCGCCGGACCGCCGCCCGGACGCGGTCTTCTGCGCCAACGACCTGACCGCGATCGGCGCCATCGACGCCGTACACGAGCGGGACCTGACCGTGCCGGACGACATCGCCGTGGTCGGGTTCGACGACGTCGACGCGGCCACCATCGTCAACCCGCCGCTCACCACGGTGCGCAACCCGGCGTACCAGACCGGGCAGAGCGCCGGTGAGCTGCTGCTCAGCCGGATGACCGGCGAGTACACCGGGGAGGGCCGGACCATCGTGCTGCCCTGCCCCCTGGTGGTCCGGCGCTCCGCCTGA
- a CDS encoding Gfo/Idh/MocA family protein → MSRLSLGVIGLGEVAQVVHLPVLRSLPELYDVTAVCDISPGLLDRVGGGYGVPHRHADFTEMLDRNDLDCVLVLNSDEYHAEAVVAALDRGVHVLVEKPMCLSPREAERIIAARDRSGACVMVGYMRRFAPAFVEATRRIGDLGRINYARVHDIIGRNQLIIDQTVRVDRPTDIPRSAVEARWARGRSLVTDALGEVPDVLAGAYRLLCGLGSHDLSAMRELLGRPRGVAAARQWRDGRFLAALLEYDDFLVTYETGVDEQLRFDAHIEVYGEHACLRVQYDTPYVRHFPTTLVTEETRGDGLHRSVSRPHLKDPYTHELEYFHEIVTGGGQPKTGPEDFVEDLELFAELIRVMATQPASRT, encoded by the coding sequence GTGAGTCGGCTTTCCCTGGGAGTCATCGGGCTGGGCGAGGTCGCCCAGGTCGTCCACCTCCCGGTCCTGCGGTCACTGCCCGAGCTCTACGACGTCACCGCCGTCTGCGACATCTCCCCCGGCCTGCTCGACCGGGTCGGCGGCGGATACGGCGTACCGCACCGGCACGCCGACTTCACCGAGATGCTCGACCGCAACGACCTCGACTGCGTACTCGTGCTCAACAGCGACGAGTACCACGCCGAGGCGGTGGTCGCGGCGCTCGACCGGGGCGTGCACGTGCTGGTGGAGAAGCCGATGTGCCTCAGCCCGCGCGAGGCGGAACGGATCATCGCCGCCCGGGACCGCTCCGGCGCGTGCGTGATGGTCGGCTACATGCGGCGGTTCGCGCCCGCCTTCGTCGAGGCGACCCGCCGGATCGGCGACCTGGGCCGGATCAACTACGCCCGGGTGCACGACATCATCGGCCGCAACCAACTGATCATCGATCAGACGGTGCGGGTCGACCGCCCGACCGACATTCCCCGCTCGGCGGTCGAGGCGCGCTGGGCACGGGGGCGGTCCCTGGTCACCGACGCGCTGGGCGAGGTGCCCGACGTGCTCGCCGGGGCGTACCGGCTGCTCTGCGGGCTGGGCAGCCACGACCTGTCGGCAATGCGCGAACTGCTCGGCCGGCCGCGCGGGGTGGCGGCCGCCCGGCAGTGGCGGGACGGCCGTTTCCTCGCCGCACTGCTGGAGTACGACGACTTCCTGGTCACCTACGAGACCGGCGTCGACGAGCAGCTCCGGTTCGACGCGCACATCGAGGTCTACGGCGAGCACGCCTGCCTGCGGGTGCAGTACGACACCCCGTACGTCCGGCACTTCCCCACCACGCTGGTCACCGAGGAGACCCGGGGCGACGGACTGCACCGGTCGGTGTCCCGCCCGCACCTGAAGGACCCCTACACGCACGAGCTGGAGTACTTCCACGAGATCGTCACCGGGGGCGGTCAACCGAAGACCGGACCGGAGGACTTCGTCGAGGATCTCGAACTCTTCGCCGAGCTGATCCGGGTGATGGCGACCCAGCCGGCGAGCCGGACCTGA
- a CDS encoding sugar ABC transporter substrate-binding protein, giving the protein MKHRSPRRILAVVATATIAASALVGCSSGGSSSDDHGAGEGPVPEPTAPVTISFASWVGEQPEMKKLVQQFQTEHPNIKIELQNVPAEEANEKLTAQVAGGNPPDVAFIDASTTANFASRKALVNLDNYLRRSEIVKADAYVPAFKTFTTHDGSMYGLPFDGESTALFYRTDLFAAAGLSGPPTTWEQYEAAAKALTDPAKRTYGHAMFASSPEAAYYWYPWLWQNGGHLLSDDGKEVLFNKAEGKKAAEFYVNLAKYAPKDYLNSNSYDGRQAFANGQVGMYVAGSWFAGTLADEFPAIDGKWATAPLPKGSAGCGTTIAGDALVIFSQSKNSDAAWKFIEFLSKPENVAQWTYKSEDGTTLPPITSLLESPDLVATKPVLKGFAEAMPCGVSNVVANPDWPKIEEALNEQLAKAIYGEQTADQALDAAAAEAEKIIR; this is encoded by the coding sequence ATGAAGCATCGCTCGCCCCGGAGAATCCTGGCGGTGGTCGCGACGGCCACCATCGCCGCCTCGGCCCTGGTCGGCTGTTCCAGCGGCGGTTCGTCCTCGGACGACCACGGTGCCGGCGAGGGACCCGTCCCCGAGCCGACCGCGCCGGTCACCATCTCGTTCGCCTCCTGGGTCGGCGAGCAGCCGGAGATGAAGAAGCTGGTCCAGCAGTTCCAGACCGAGCACCCCAACATCAAGATCGAACTTCAGAACGTACCCGCCGAGGAGGCGAACGAGAAGCTGACCGCGCAGGTCGCCGGGGGTAACCCGCCGGACGTGGCCTTCATCGACGCCAGCACCACGGCCAACTTCGCCTCCCGCAAGGCGCTGGTCAACCTCGACAACTACCTGCGGCGCAGCGAGATCGTCAAGGCCGACGCCTACGTACCGGCGTTCAAGACCTTCACCACCCACGACGGCAGCATGTATGGGCTGCCCTTCGACGGCGAGTCCACCGCGCTCTTCTACCGGACCGACCTCTTCGCCGCCGCCGGGCTGAGCGGCCCGCCCACCACCTGGGAGCAGTACGAGGCGGCGGCGAAGGCGCTGACCGACCCGGCGAAGCGGACCTACGGGCACGCGATGTTCGCCAGCTCGCCCGAGGCGGCGTACTACTGGTACCCCTGGCTCTGGCAGAACGGCGGCCACCTGCTCTCCGACGACGGCAAGGAGGTGCTGTTCAACAAGGCCGAGGGGAAGAAGGCCGCCGAGTTCTACGTCAACCTGGCGAAGTACGCCCCCAAGGACTACCTCAACTCCAACTCGTACGACGGCCGCCAGGCGTTCGCCAACGGCCAGGTCGGGATGTACGTCGCGGGTTCGTGGTTCGCCGGTACCCTCGCCGACGAGTTCCCGGCGATCGACGGCAAATGGGCCACGGCGCCGCTGCCGAAGGGCTCGGCCGGCTGCGGCACCACCATCGCCGGTGACGCGCTGGTCATCTTCAGCCAGAGCAAGAACAGCGACGCCGCCTGGAAGTTCATCGAGTTCCTCTCCAAGCCGGAGAACGTCGCGCAGTGGACCTACAAGTCCGAGGACGGCACCACCCTCCCGCCGATCACCAGCCTGCTGGAGTCACCCGACCTGGTGGCGACCAAGCCGGTGCTGAAGGGCTTCGCCGAGGCCATGCCGTGTGGGGTCAGCAACGTCGTCGCCAACCCCGACTGGCCGAAGATCGAGGAGGCCCTGAACGAGCAGCTCGCCAAGGCCATCTACGGCGAGCAGACGGCCGACCAGGCGCTGGACGCGGCCGCCGCGGAGGCCGAGAAGATCATCAGGTGA
- a CDS encoding zinc-binding dehydrogenase has protein sequence MRIAVLTGPERFEIAEVPPPEIGPDELLVRVAASGVCASELATWAGDPPVDYPRHLGHEVSGTVAAVGADVDSFAVGDPVGVWVTSHGFAEFVAAKAAHCRPAGDVPLDEVLAEPLACAVNAVEEADVRLGDDVVLIGAGFMGNLVQSLVRLRGVRQLVVADTRPDALDRARALGATRVVDVRHESLAEVVGELTGGRGADLTFECTGGQAALDAVGEVTRMSGRIVLVGFHQGAPRQINLAHWNWMAFGIVNAHYRDVDTIMRGMTVGMRLLVSGAVSLRGLVTHRFPLAEVDAAFRAAREKPPGFAKATVTFD, from the coding sequence ATGCGGATAGCGGTGTTGACCGGTCCGGAGCGGTTCGAGATCGCCGAGGTACCGCCGCCGGAGATCGGCCCGGACGAGTTGCTGGTCCGGGTCGCGGCCAGCGGGGTCTGCGCGTCGGAGCTGGCCACCTGGGCCGGCGACCCGCCGGTCGACTACCCGCGGCACCTCGGCCACGAGGTGAGCGGCACGGTGGCCGCGGTCGGTGCCGACGTCGACTCGTTCGCCGTCGGTGACCCTGTCGGGGTCTGGGTCACCTCGCACGGCTTCGCCGAGTTCGTGGCCGCGAAGGCCGCGCACTGTCGGCCGGCCGGCGACGTACCGCTGGACGAGGTGCTGGCCGAGCCGCTGGCCTGCGCGGTGAACGCGGTGGAGGAGGCCGACGTGCGGCTCGGCGACGACGTGGTGCTGATCGGCGCCGGCTTCATGGGCAACCTGGTGCAGTCGCTGGTCCGGTTGCGCGGGGTGCGGCAGCTCGTGGTGGCCGACACCCGGCCGGACGCGCTGGACCGGGCCAGGGCGCTCGGCGCGACCCGGGTGGTGGACGTCCGGCACGAGTCGCTGGCCGAGGTGGTCGGCGAGCTGACCGGCGGGCGGGGTGCCGACCTGACGTTCGAGTGCACCGGCGGGCAGGCGGCGCTGGACGCGGTCGGCGAGGTGACCCGGATGAGCGGCCGGATCGTGCTGGTCGGCTTCCACCAAGGGGCGCCGCGCCAGATCAACCTGGCGCACTGGAACTGGATGGCCTTCGGCATCGTCAACGCGCACTACCGGGACGTCGACACCATCATGCGCGGGATGACCGTCGGCATGCGGCTGCTGGTCTCCGGGGCCGTCTCGCTGCGCGGCCTGGTCACGCACCGGTTTCCGCTGGCGGAGGTCGACGCCGCCTTCCGGGCCGCCCGGGAGAAGCCGCCGGGCTTCGCGAAGGCGACGGTGACGTTCGACTGA
- a CDS encoding carbohydrate ABC transporter permease, which produces MTATVQDPPPAPTGPDRVAAPARRPVLGRRLRLAACYLILVPGAILFVAPFAWLVSASFQHVGDIFSWPPQWIPENPTLDGYKGFFGIGKAGELAQGSEGAWRWFLNSAFVATSVTVLQLFFNSLAAYTFAKRKFPGRDAIFLLFLATMMVPPQVTLIPNYLVLKHIPFFGGNDALGAGGHGWLDSYWGLILPGAVSAFGIFLLRQYMLAIPDELLDAARIDGAGEFRVFWRVVLPLCGPALAATAIFTFTYAWEDFLWPLIVISSSDKYTAPLGLALFVVKNRTSWNLLMAGSVVATLPMIVTFLVFQRRFIQGISMSGLKG; this is translated from the coding sequence GTGACCGCCACCGTGCAGGACCCGCCACCCGCCCCGACCGGCCCGGACCGGGTCGCCGCACCGGCCCGCCGGCCCGTGCTCGGACGCCGGCTCCGGCTCGCCGCCTGCTACCTGATCCTGGTACCCGGGGCGATCCTCTTCGTCGCCCCCTTCGCCTGGCTGGTCAGCGCCTCGTTCCAACACGTCGGCGACATCTTCTCCTGGCCGCCGCAGTGGATCCCGGAGAATCCGACCCTCGACGGCTACAAGGGCTTCTTCGGCATCGGCAAGGCCGGCGAGCTGGCCCAGGGCAGCGAGGGCGCCTGGCGCTGGTTCCTGAACAGCGCCTTCGTGGCCACCTCGGTGACCGTGCTGCAACTGTTCTTCAACTCGCTGGCCGCCTACACCTTCGCGAAGCGGAAGTTTCCCGGCCGGGACGCGATCTTCCTGCTCTTCCTGGCCACCATGATGGTGCCGCCGCAGGTGACCCTGATCCCGAACTACCTGGTGCTCAAGCACATACCGTTCTTCGGCGGCAACGACGCGCTCGGCGCCGGTGGGCACGGCTGGCTCGACTCGTACTGGGGGCTGATCCTGCCCGGGGCGGTCAGCGCGTTCGGCATCTTCCTGCTCCGCCAGTACATGCTGGCGATCCCCGACGAGTTGCTGGACGCGGCCCGGATCGACGGTGCCGGCGAGTTCCGGGTCTTCTGGCGGGTGGTGCTGCCGCTCTGCGGCCCCGCCCTCGCCGCCACCGCGATCTTCACCTTCACCTACGCCTGGGAAGACTTCCTCTGGCCCCTGATCGTCATCTCCAGCTCCGACAAATACACTGCTCCGCTCGGTTTGGCCCTGTTCGTGGTGAAGAATCGGACATCCTGGAACCTGCTGATGGCCGGTTCGGTCGTCGCCACCCTGCCCATGATCGTGACTTTCCTGGTGTTCCAACGCCGGTTCATCCAGGGCATATCGATGAGCGGACTAAAAGGATGA
- a CDS encoding AraC family transcriptional regulator encodes MTRLLDRYMIDGLVADGLVAGGSGVQVMRPDLRDVPAHWHDYYELGYVLDGTARHVVNGVPRPLRPGGVFLLTPTDFHELHVTSDTPLSCYNVVIEPDVAERWLDRALPVPAGLAGPPWLTDDPSFGPDFDRLWRESSDGRRPGAAALADAVLGCILIELARRCADPVAAEPGPEPRGGADPAGGDIRRAVQYIERRFREPLTLAEVAAYVHLSPNYFSERFGQVVGTSFQSYLQARRLRFARSLLASTSLGVTEICHAAGFNSPSHFGRAYRRRFGQAPSAGRTPRPSPPGEPGWSGPG; translated from the coding sequence ATGACCCGACTCCTCGACCGTTACATGATCGACGGGCTGGTCGCCGACGGGCTGGTCGCGGGCGGTTCCGGCGTACAGGTGATGCGCCCGGACCTGCGGGACGTACCGGCGCACTGGCACGACTACTACGAACTCGGCTACGTCCTCGACGGCACCGCCCGGCACGTGGTCAACGGGGTGCCCCGGCCACTGCGGCCGGGCGGCGTCTTCCTGCTCACCCCGACCGACTTCCACGAGCTGCACGTCACCTCGGACACGCCGCTGAGCTGCTACAACGTCGTGATCGAGCCGGACGTGGCGGAGCGGTGGCTGGACCGGGCGCTGCCGGTCCCGGCCGGGCTCGCCGGGCCGCCCTGGCTGACCGACGACCCGTCGTTCGGCCCCGACTTCGACCGGCTCTGGCGGGAGTCCTCCGACGGCCGGCGCCCCGGCGCGGCGGCGCTGGCCGACGCCGTGCTCGGCTGCATCCTGATCGAACTCGCCCGACGCTGCGCCGACCCGGTCGCGGCGGAACCCGGACCGGAGCCGCGCGGCGGTGCCGATCCGGCCGGCGGCGACATCCGGCGGGCGGTGCAGTACATCGAGCGGCGGTTCCGCGAGCCGCTGACCCTGGCCGAGGTGGCGGCGTACGTGCACCTGTCGCCGAACTACTTCAGCGAGCGGTTCGGCCAGGTGGTCGGCACGTCCTTCCAGTCCTATCTGCAGGCTCGCCGGCTGCGCTTCGCCCGCTCGCTGCTCGCCTCGACCAGCCTCGGGGTCACCGAGATCTGCCACGCGGCCGGCTTCAACAGCCCGTCGCACTTCGGGCGCGCGTACCGGCGCCGGTTCGGTCAGGCGCCGTCGGCCGGGCGTACCCCGAGACCGTCGCCGCCGGGCGAGCCGGGGTGGTCCGGCCCGGGTTGA